The Papilio machaon chromosome 28, ilPapMach1.1, whole genome shotgun sequence genome includes a window with the following:
- the LOC106707872 gene encoding putative nuclease HARBI1, with product MEEDLLIGIAFIFCLKKKKKRSYWMRQTLKARGKYSATDYLKDLGIDGCLKDFIRMNSSEFEYLQNLIGAKIGKRDTTFRKSVSVTERLAVTLRFLATGSSYKSLGNVFKLSDQVISIIVPEVCEALNEVLKEYIQIPTTPQEWLHVANSFEEKWNFPNCLGSIDGKHVAIQKPIDSGSEYYNYKGFYSVVLLAIVDAEYNFLYVNIGCQGRISDGGVFANTKFRNKINDNSLKIPSDSSLPGRNKPLPYVFVTDDAFPLQKHLLKPFPGPQDSNSKERIFSYRLSRARRTVENAFGILSARFRVLRTTILLDPEKTTTLIMTCVLLHNFIRKTESSMIYAPSQYYDGDDIVTGTRIDGQWRLEQQQLTPLEACESLTDDGKEIRKEFAEYFSNEGFLDWASKYY from the exons ATGGAAGAAGATTTGCTCATTGGaatagcttttattttttgtttaaaaaagaagaaaaagcgCTCTTATTGGATGCGCCAAACGCTAAAAGCTAGAGGAAAATATAGTGCCACAGACTATCTCAAGGATTTAGGTATTGATGGTtgcttaaaagattttataagaaTGAACAGTTCCGAATTTGAATatctacaaaatttaattgggGCAAAAATAGGCAAACGAGACACTACATTTAGAAAATCTGTAAGTGTGACGGAAAGACTTGCGGTAACGTTAAGATTTTTGGCAACTGGTAGCAGTTATAAAAGTCTTGGAAATGTGTTCAAGTTGTCAGACCAAGTGATATCTATTATCGTACCAGAAGTGTGCGAGGCTCTCAATGAGGTTTTAAAGGAATACATACAG ATACCAACAACACCTCAAGAGTGGCTACACGTGGCAAATTCATTTGAAGAAAAATGGAATTTCCCAAATTGCTTAGGAAGTATCGATGGAAAGCACGTAGCCATACAAAAGCCAATTGATAGCGGCAGTGAATATTACAACTATAAAGGATTTTACAGCGTTGTACTTTTAGCGATAGTGGACGCAGAATACAACTTTCTGTACGTGAATATTGGCTGCCAAGGACGCATAAGTGATGGCGGAGTTTTCGCAAACACaaaatttcgaaataaaattaacgacaatagtttaaaaatacccAGTGACAGCTCACTACCAGGCAGAAACAAACCTCTTCCTTATGTGTTCGTAACAGATGATGCGTTCCCTTTACAAAAACACTTATTAAAACCTTTTCCAGGACCACAGGATAGCAATTCTAAGGAAAGAATCTTCAGTTATAGACTGAGTCGTGCGAGGAGAACAGTAGAGAACGCATTTGGGATTTTGTCAGCCAGATTTAGAGTTTTACGaactacaatattattagatCCAGAAAAAACTACTACTTTAATTATGACATGCGTGCTActgcataattttataagaaaaactgAATCGAGCATGATTTACGCTCCATCTCAATACTATGATGGAGATGACATAGTAACTGGTACACGTATCGATGGACAATGGAGATTAGAACAGCAGCAATTAACACCACTTGAAGCATGTGAATCCCTGACAGATGATGggaaagaaataagaaaagaattcgcagaatatttttcaaatgaagGGTTTTTGGACTGGGcatctaaatattattaa
- the LOC106711874 gene encoding uncharacterized protein LOC106711874, which produces MSQRNTKMMMLLAQKNKALREKFKESKQLQRNIKTIDPDFFPTSDSDDDPAFSRFNSADQLLAPILPSSNGFDFEDSHFLSGPCTSNVDYFAMHQDDQNTEIGNNNKSPNSLITLTTVPIIEHNDLSDNTICTSESLRNNSNVISVQYEKSVENSSQGHEVTPNDNLRDTENLTQNEIADGNTHNLTTYTKAGTIRKRKKHDQPLKVRNEVKKSEIREKHNVKPPCPASCKKQCIQNISEEQRKIINESFWSLNDKERKAYMLHHTSAKSVKQRTVTRFESEEYRKKVSYSYSLKDVLGTKYGVCKTFFLTTLGYKSSNDKPLHTALANSNDTVAPPVDKRLGATPHNKIESTPIKEHIMSFEPSISHYRREHAPNRLYLPSDLTISAMHKDFLEKNPSCKVSYDKYREVVAELNISFVKLGHEECEDCEEFRLHDDTHTKENLKEDCLGCTKWKSHNKRAYMSREQYKLDSELNETDTVVYSADLQKVIMLPRIDMFKTAIFTHRIVVYNESFVPTGQGRKDLSVFPVLWYEGLFGRSKAEIISAYYQFFIFHRDKKNIILWVDNCSSQNKNWTFFSFLIYIINSKDINADKIVIKYFESGHTFMSADSFHHREELSIKRMKNKIYDFADFSQAVSTAGKNVKLKEMNMQDFYDWDDYTTQYALSRIKPRPYVSEMQNKYQEALKEVKENEAIIVCDFSENYQAKLAEEIQAMH; this is translated from the exons ATGTCGCAAAGAAATACGAAAATGATGATGCTTTTAGCACAAAAAAATAAGGCGTTGAGGGAAAAGTTTAAGGAATCCAAACAATTACAACGTAATATTAAAACGATCGATCCCGACTTTTTTCCTACTAGTGATTCAGATGATGATCCCGCATTTTCAAGATTCAACAGTGCTGATCAATTACTAGCTCCGATTCTTCCTTCCTCAAATGGTTTCGACTTTGAagattcacattttttatcgGGTCCGTGTACATCAAACGTTGATTATTTCGCTATGCATCAGGATGATCAAAACACAGAAATCGGGAATAACAACAAATCCCCTAACTCGTTGATCACATTGACAACTGTGCCAATTATTGAACATAATGATTTAAGTGATAATACTATTTGCACTTCTGAATCTCTTAGGAATAATTCAAATGTGATAAGTGTTCAATACGAAAAATCTGTTGAGAATTCATCTCAAGGACACGAAGTGACACCAAATGATAATCTTAGGGACACCGAGAATCTGACACAAAACGAGATAGCTGATGGAAATACACATAATCTTACAACTTATACTAAGGCCGGTACAAttaggaaaagaaaaaaacacgaCCAACCTCTCAAAGTCAGAAATGAAGTGAAAAAAAGTGAGATTAGAGAGAAACATAACGTTAAACCACCCTGTCCTGCTTCATGCAAAAAGCAGTGTATCCAAAATATATCGGAAGAGCAgcgaaaaattataaatgagagCTTCTGGAGTTTGAATGACAAAGAGAGGAAGGCTTATATGCTGCATCACACCTCAGCTAAATCTGTGAAACAAAGAACAGTAACAAGATTTGAATCAGAGGAGTACAGAAAAAAAGTAAGCTACAGTTATTCACTTAAGGACGTGCTCGGTACAAAGTATGGAGTATGTAAAACCTTCTTTTTGACAACTTTGGGCTACAAATCATCTAATGACAAACCTTTACATACGGCTTTGGCCAATTCTAACGACACGGTTGCACCACCAGTAGACAAAAGACTGGGAGCTACTCCtcacaataaaattgaatctACTCCTATTAAGGAACATATAATGAGCTTTGAGCCGAGTATATCTCATTACAGGCGTGAACACGCTCCCAATCGCTTATACTTACCCAGTGATTTGACAATCAGTGCGATGCATAAAgactttttagaaaaaaatccgTCTTGCAAAGTATCTTACGATAAATATCGAGAAGTAGTcgcagaattaaatatttcttttgtaaagcTTGGCCACGAAGAGTGTGAGGACTGTGAAGAGTTCCGTTTACACGATGATACACATACCAAAGAAAACCTTAAAGAAGACTGTCTAGGTTGCACGAAGTGGAAAAGTCATAACAAACGGGCATACATGTCCAGAGAGCAGTATAAATTAGACAGTGAGCTAAATGAAACTGATACTGTTGTATATTCTGCTGATTTACAAAAAGTTATCATGCTGCCCAGGATAGACATGTTCAAAACTGCTATTTTTACTCATAGGATAGTGGTTTACAACGAAAGTTTCGTGCCAACTGGTCAAGGCCGAAAAGATTTGAGTGTTTTTCCTGTACTATGGTATGAAGGGTTGTTTGGACGTTCCAAAGCCGAAATTATAAGTGCATactatcaattttttatttttcatcgggataaaaaaaatatcatactaTGGGTTGATAATTGTTCCTCCCAGAACAAAAACTGgacgtttttttctttcttaatttatattataaattctaagGATATCAACGCCGACAAGATTgtcatcaaatattttgaatccGGCCACACCTTTATGTCAGCTGATAGTTTCCATCATAGGGAAGAGCTGTCCATAAAACgcatgaaaaacaaaatttatgattTCGCAGATTTTTCTCAGGCAGTTAGCACTGCaggaaaaaatgtaaaacttaaaGAGATGAACATGCAAGACTTTTATGACTGGGATGATTATACCACACAATATGCACTGTCTCGAATTAAACCGCGTCCATATGTCAGCGAAATG CAAAATAAATACCAAGAGGCGTTAAAAGAGGTAAAGGAAAATGAAGCCATAATAGTTTGTGACTTCTCGGAAAATTATCAAGCAAAACTTGCTGAAGAAATCCAGGCaatgcattaa
- the LOC123722600 gene encoding uncharacterized protein LOC123722600 — translation MDRNKLIAYLLLRRHYSILKIRQRRYWIHPLSKGMNPNGEFFSKKYEALKIDEKKIVAYFRMISSFEELLSELSKYIQKKKNKGRKPVTALEMLGLTLRFLATGSDFKTMHTNYFRGASTIAKIVRTVCRAIWKHLSSQNIPPITKQVLEDVAIEFDKKANFPNCIGALDGKHVRITCPAHSGSLFYNYKGYNSIVLLALVDSRYRFIFVDILELIVHIHI, via the exons ATGGATCGTAATAAACTTATtgcttatttgttattaagaaGACATTATTCTATCTTAAAAATACGGCAAAGAAGATACTGGATACATCCATTAAGTAAGGGTATGAATCCAAATGGCGAGttcttttctaaaaaatacGAAGCATTAAAGatagacgaaaaaaaaattgttgccTACTTTAGAATGATATCATCATTTGAAGAGCTATTAAGCgagttatcaaaatatatacagaagaaaaaaaataaaggaagaAAACCAGTTACTGCTTTGGAAATGCTGGGCTTAACTTTAAG atTTCTAGCAACCGGCAGTGACTTTAAAACCATGCATACGAATTACTTCCGAGGAGCAAGTACAATAGCAAAAATTGTAAGGACAGTTTGTCGCGCCATATGGAAACATCTATCAAGTCAAAATATACCTCCTATAACAAAACAGGTTCTAGAAGATGTCGCTATTGAGTTTGACAAGAAAGCAAATTTTCCTAACTGCATAGGAGCTCTTGATGGTAAACATGTCCGTATTACATGTCCTGCGCACAGTGGATCActgttttacaattataagGGCTATAattcaatagttttattagCTCTTGTAGATTCTAGATATAGATTCATTTTTGTCGATATACTC GAGTTAATTGttcacatacatatttaa
- the LOC123722601 gene encoding uncharacterized protein LOC123722601 has translation MKMAEDLGDNASRMNDEEKVETEVLTLLDLKKRREALLEKKKIILKRINSEKLAQVTDKHYKFYPKSMDSASKSTDESITEHLHQADYSITFGHASLDDEDIAQTDTITFSSNTIFQDKVEINNTKENDANITNIDNLKFIEMIDNSSFNFTDIGNNSVMDISMNEFIPDVSSTNKILLIETSTFFGNPNPQTNVNVIANDIPDVLDSTVTVTASTEISSPQIDEVAAVGDTSMPQPNEVTVIGDASRSQPNEVATAGETSNPQPHDLANTDTYYGDLSINRKRKNKANKEPGKWKKNLNKNLRMKGEPYLGYRRVTTNKNIKKKIHHDVLRPARSMKPSCISSFCKKSKLRSCQNIDEDKRKELFNTFWKTMSWEQRKTFVCCHVIANDKKVTKNPESTRFKTLAYFLTIENIRYQVCKKMFLNTLGIKDWFVRYWLEKTNSAMPPHSQKEIHSKKKQAAHVFAEEFLNSLPKMPSHYCRSSTSRQYLEPLFQNMAQLYKEFSSKCEFESVECLSRRIFDNIFLKLNLSLYHPKKDRCDVCCGHEAGNINDAEIALHRQRKEKARKEKEIDKDLAKEGKCHVFTQDVQSVKLAPNLQASAIYYKTKLCVHNFTMYNLATHEAVCYWFDESNASLEASVFASCIVDQLQSVLNRKLLPVILFSDGCCAQNRNSVLSNALLRLAIEKQVIITQKYLEKGHTQMECDSVHSAIECKLKGREIYLPSQYASIAKSARSYPMPYDCRYLDYNFFTDFSKTLIYKTIRPGKKTNDPTVTDLKLITYKPDGTIWYKLNFEDPQLHLLPQRPLKLSNAVPPLSELPKLYDARLPISQRKYKDLQDLKAVLPSNCHTFYDEIPLI, from the coding sequence atgaaaatggcCGAGGACCTTGGTGATAACGCTTCCAGAATGAATGATGAGGAGAAAGTGGAGACTGAGGTCTTGACTttacttgatttaaaaaaaaggcgGGAAGcgttattagaaaaaaaaaagattattttaaaaagaataaatagcGAAAAGCTGGCACAGGTAACAGATAAACATTATAAGTTTTACCCCAAATCTATGGATTCTGCTTCTAAATCAACTGACGAATCTATTACTGAGCACTTACATCAAGCAGATTATAGTATAACTTTCGGACATGCCAGCCTTGATGATGAAGATATTGCACAAACTGATACAATCACATTCAGCAGTAATACGATATTTCAAGATAAAGTAGAAATTAACAACACAAAGGAGAATGACGCAAATATAACTAACATTgacaacttaaaatttatagagaTGATAGACAattcttcatttaattttacggaCATTGGCAATAATTCAGTAATGGACATTTCAATGAATGAATTTATTCCTGATGTTTCTTCAACGAACAAGATATTATTGATAGAAACTAGTACATTTTTTGGAAACCCTAATCCTCAAACCAATGTAAATGTTATCGCAAATGATATTCCCGATGTACTGGATTCTACTGTTACAGTAACTGCTTCAACTGAAATATCAAGCCCCCAAATCGATGAAGTTGCCGCTGTTGGTGATACGTCGATGCCCCAACCTAATGAAGTCACTGTTATTGGTGACGCATCAAGGTCTCAACCTAATGAAGTTGCCACTGCTGGTGAGACATCTAACCCACAACCCCATGATTTAGCAAACACTGATACGTATTACGGagatttatcaattaatagaaaaaggaAAAACAAAGCTAATAAAGAGCCTGGTAAGTGGAAGAAAAacctaaacaaaaatttaagaatGAAAGGAGAGCCGTATTTAGGCTATAGACGAGTCACgaccaataaaaatattaaaaaaaaaatccatcatGATGTGTTAAGGCCTGCACGAAGCATGAAACCTTCATGTATTTCATCTTTTTGTAAGAAATCGAAACTGAGAAGTTGTCAGAACATAGATgaagataaaagaaaagagTTATTTAACACGTTTTGGAAAACGATGTCATGGgaacaaagaaaaacttttgtaTGTTGTCATGTTATAGCAAATGACAAAAAGGTTACTAAGAATCCTGAGTCAACAAGATTTAAAACTCTAGCTTATTTCTTAACTATTGAAAATATACGCTACCAAGTATGCAAGAAGATGTTTCTAAATACTTTAGGGATTAAGGACTGGTTTGTACGTTATTGGCTTGAGAAAACAAACAGCGCCATGCCACCACATTCACAAAAAGAAATCCattcaaaaaaaaagcaaGCTGCTCATGTCTTTGCGGAGGAATTCCTTAATAGTCTTCCTAAAATGCCATCACACTACTGTAGATCCAGTACGTCAAGACAATACCTAGAGCCGTTATTTCAGAACATGGCGCAGCTATACAAGGAATTTTCTAGTAAATGTGAATTTGAATCAGTAGAATGTCTTAGTCGCAGGatttttgataacatttttttaaagcttaaTTTAAGCCTTTATCATCCGAAAAAAGATCGGTGTGATGTATGCTGTGGTCATGAAGCAGGCAATATTAATGACGCAGAAATAGCACTACATAGACAACGGAAGGAAAAAGCTAGAAAGGAAAAAGAAATAGATAAAGATTTAGCCAAAGAAGGAAAATGCCATGTATTTACGCAAGATGTTCAATCAGTTAAATTAGCTCCTAATCTTCAGGCAAGTGCTATCTACTATAAAACGAAACTGTGTGTGCATAACTTTACAATGTATAATTTGGCTACTCACGAGGCTGTTTGTTACTGGTTTGATGAATCTAATGCCTCACTGGAAGCTTCTGTATTTGCATCTTGTATTGTTGATCAATTGCAAAGTGTATTGAATAGGAAATTGTTACCTGTAATACTATTTTCCGATGGTTGCTGTGCACAGAATCGAAATTCTGTCTTGAGTAATGCCCTTTTACGTTTGGCAATAGAAAAGCAAGTtattataactcaaaaatatCTAGAAAAAGGGCATACTCAGATGGAATGCGATTCTGTGCATAGTGCCATCGAATGCAAATTAAAAGGAAGAGAAATCTACTTACCTTCTCAGTATGCAAGTATAGCAAAATCAGCTAGATCTTATCCAATGCCCTACGACTGTCGTTATCtggattataatttttttactgattttaGTAAAACATTAATCTACAAAACCATACGCCCGGGCAAGAAAACTAATGATCCCACTGTGACTGATTTAAAGCTTATAACTTACAAACCAGATGGTACTAtttggtataaattaaatttcgaaGACCCTCAGCTGCATCTCTTGCCTCAACGTCCACTAAAATTGAGTAATGCTGTGCCGCCCTTAAGTGAGCTGCCTAAATTGTATGATGCAAGATTACCAATTTCCCAGCGAAAATACAAGGATCTCCAAGACTTAAAAGCGGTGCTACCATCTAACTGCCATACATTTTACGATGAAATaccattaatttaa